Proteins encoded together in one Lathyrus oleraceus cultivar Zhongwan6 chromosome 5, CAAS_Psat_ZW6_1.0, whole genome shotgun sequence window:
- the LOC127083781 gene encoding uncharacterized protein LOC127083781 has protein sequence MEGETVMHSGGCHCKSVRWKVVAPSSVVVWDCNCSNCYIRGNTHFIVPAHKFELLGDSAQFLTTYSFGTHTAKHTFCKICGITSFYYPRSNPDGVAVAFRCVDAGTLTVNEIRSFDGKNWEQSYNESDISSCSKVQK, from the coding sequence ATGGAAGGTGAAACAGTGATGCATTCAGGAGGTTGTCATTGTAAGAGTGTAAGGTGGAAAGTGGTTGCTCCTTCCAGTGTGGTGGTATGGGACTGCAACTGCTCAAACTGCTACATAAGAGGCAATACTCACTTTATTGTGCCTGctcacaaatttgagcttttggGAGATTCTGCTCAGTTTCTTACAACTTATTCGTTTGGCACCCACACTGCAAAGCATACATTCTGTAAAATATGTGGTATAACTTCATTCTATTATCCTCGCTCAAACCCAGATGGGGTTGCTGTTGCATTCAGGTGTGTTGACGCAGGAACTTTGACAGTCAATGAAATCAGGAGTTTTGATGGGAAGAATTGGGAACAGTCATATAATGAGTCAGACATCTCTTCATGTTCAAAGGTTCAGAAGTGA